A DNA window from Malus domestica chromosome 12, GDT2T_hap1 contains the following coding sequences:
- the LOC103430248 gene encoding protein SMAX1-LIKE 3-like, with translation MRAGGCTLQQGLTTEAANILKQAVTLARHRGHAQVTPLHVASTMLSSSTGLLRTACLQSHSHPLQCKALELCFNVALNRLPASNSSPMLGSHPQHPSISNALVAAFKRAQAHQRRGSIENQQQPLLAVKIELEQLIISILDDPSVSRVMREAGFSSTQVKSNVEQAVSLEICNSQTPSVSSKSKESNSNLLVVNPHQFPSIGSQIGVIKDSKPVLPYDLSVRNEDVACVIENLVNKRRKSIVVVGECLARAEGVVRGVMEKVERGDVEALREVKFRNLTPSSFRHLSRVEVEQKLGELKSLVRSCVTKGVILYVGDLKWTSEYRASSSSDQGRGYYCPVEHMIMELGNLLSGVSNGDLQNGRLWIVGMATFQTYMRCKSGHPSLETVWGIHPLTIPSGSLRLSLVTDSHDLQSDQSTSKIAETGSNKQMLEGGDQKQLTCCSECSAKFEAEARNLQQSSSICNSESTTSSLPAWLQQYKNENKALSSTLDQNSVTISDLCKKWNSICGSMHQQHSNNSSEKTLTLISSLSPSSSTSNFSYEQQQQPNPNLHRQHQSWRHQHFWISGSNCNKAVDDQLSLRMYIPENNTSPKQPLSSNPNSTPTSASSSDIVMETDEYIQRFKELNAENLKILCSALESKVPWQKDIFPEIASTILKCRSGMVRRKGKKMGSYNDGTKEETWLFFQGVDMEAKLKVARELAKLVFGSQTNLTSIALSSFSSTRADSTEDCRNKRSRDEQSCSYVERFADAVSSNPHRVFLVEDVEQADYCSQMGFKRAIERGRITNSSGEEVGLGDAIIILSCESFSSRSRACSPPIKQKLSEGLNEEDNRDIAALEETSPCVSLDLNISFDDDDSSEYQSIDDIGLLESVDRRIVFKIQEV, from the exons ATGAGAGCAGGAGGTTGCACGCTTCAACAAGGTCTAACCACAGAGGCTGCAAACATATTAAAGCAAGCAGTAACCCTAGCAAGGCATCGTGGCCATGCCCAAGTAACTCCTCTCCATGTTGCAAGCACCATGCTTTCTTCTTCAACAGGCCTGTTGCGAACCGCTTGCCTTCAATCACACTCTCACCCTCTCCAATGCAAAGCCCTTGAGCTTTGCTTCAATGTTGCCCTCAACCGCCTCCCGGCTTCTAATTCTAGCCCCATGTTGGGCTCTCACCCCCAACACCCTTCCATCTCCAACGCCTTGGTTGCAGCTTTCAAGCGTGCTCAAGCTCACCAAAGGCGTGGTTCAATTGAGAACCAGCAGCAGCCCCTCCTAGCTGTGAAAATAGAGTTGGAGCAACTCATAATTTCCATCTTAGATGATCCAAGTGTTAGTAGAGTCATGAGAGAAGCTGGGTTTTCTAGTACCCAAGTGAAAAGCAATGTAGAACAAGCCGTCTCATTAGAAATATGTAATTCCCAAACACCTTCTGTGAGTAGCAAGTCCAAGGAAAGCAATAGTAATCTCCTAGTAGTCAACCCTCATCAGTTTCCTTCAATTGGTAGTCAAATTGGAGTAATCAAAGATAGCAAGCCAGTGCTGCCTTATGATCTAAGTGTTAGGAATGAGGATGTGGCATGTGTTATAGAGAATTTAGTgaacaaaagaaggaaaagtaTTGTGGTTGTGGGAGAGTGTCTTGCTAGAGCTGAGGGTGTGGTTAGAGGAGTGATGGAAAAAGTTGAGAGGGGAGATGTTGAGGCTTTGAGAGAGGTGAAATTCAGAAACCTTACTCCCTCCTCTTTTAGACATCTGTCTAGAGTAGAGGTTGAGCAGAAGCTTGGAGAACTTAAAAGCCTTGTGAGAAGCTGTGTGACCAAAGGTGTTATCTTGTATGTTGGAGATCTCAAGTGGACTAGCGAATATAGGGCTAGTAGTTCAAGTGATCAGGGAAGGGGGTATTATTGTCCTGTGGAACACATGATCATGGAGCTTGGGAACTTGCTTTCTGGCGTTAGCAATGGAGACCTTCAGAATGGGAGGCTTTGGATTGTGGGAATGGCTACTTTCCAAACTTACATGAGATGTAAGTCTGGCCATCCATCTCTGGAGACTGTTTGGGGTATTCATCCTCTTACAATTCCCTCAGGCAGCCTGAGACTGAGTCTTGTCACTGACAG CCATGATTTACAGAGTGATCAGTCTACAAGTAAGATAGCTGAAACTGGAAGCAACAAGCAAATGCTTGAAGGTGGAGATCAGAAGCAGCTCACTTGTTGCTCAGAATGCTCCGCCAAGTTTGAAGCCGAAGCTCGAAATTTACAACAAAGCAGCAGCATTTGCAACAGTGAATCCACCACTTCAAGCCTTCCTGCATGGCTCCAACAGTACAAAAACGAGAACAAAGCACTAAGCAGTACATTAGATCAG AACTCTGTCACAATTTCAGACCTTTGCAAAAAGTGGAACTCCATTTGCGGTTCAATGCACCAACAACATTCCAATAATTCCTCTGAGAAAACCCTCACATTAATCTCTTCACTCTCGCCCTCTTCCTCTACTTCCAACTTTTCATatgagcaacaacaacaaccaaaccCTAATTTACACCGCCAGCATCAGTCATGGAGGCACCAACATTTCTGGATATCTGGATCTAATTGCAACAAGGCTGTTGATGATCAGCTCAGTTTGAGAATGTACATTCCAGAGAACAATACTAGTCCAAAACAACCACTTTCATCAAATCCCAATTCTACCCCTACTTCAGCCTCATCTAGTGATATTGTCATGGAAACTGATGAGTATATCCAGAGGTTCAAGGAGCTCAATGCCGAAAACCTCAAAATCCTATGCAGCGCATTGGAGAGCAAAGTTCCATGGCAGAAGGATATATTTCCTGAAATTGCAAGCACAATCTTGAAATGTAGGTCTGGCATGgtgagaagaaaaggaaagaagatgGGAAGTTACAATGATGGCACAAAAGAGGAAACATGGTTGTTCTTTCAGGGGGTTGATATGGAAGCTAAGTTAAAAGTTGCAAGGGAGTTGGCTAAGCTTGTTTTCGGTTCTCAAACCAACCTCACTTCCATTGCGCTAAGCAGTTTCTCATCGACTCGAGCTGATTCGACTGAGGATTGCAGGAACAAGAGATCGAGAGATGAGCAAAGTTGCAGTTATGTCGAAAGATTTGCGGACGCTGTGTCTTCTAATCCCCATAGGGTGTTTTTAGTCGAAGATGTGGAGCAAGCGGACTACTGCTCTCAAATGGGGTTTAAGAGAGCAATTGAACGAGGACGAATAACCAATTCAAGTGGCGAAGAAGTTGGTCTTGGAGATGCTATCATTATTTTGAGCTGCGAAAGCTTCAGCTCGAGATCAAGAGCTTGCTCTCCTCCTATCAAGCAAAAATTATCAGAAGGgctaaatgaagaagataatagGGATATTGCTGCTTTAGAGGAAACAAGCCCTTGTGTGTCTCTCGATTTGAACATTTCCTTTGATGACGATGATAGTTCCGAGTATCAATCGATTGATGACATTGGTCTTCTTGAATCTGTCGATAGGCGCATTGTTTTCAAAATTCAAGAGGTGTGA
- the LOC114820161 gene encoding uncharacterized protein yields MSNLFEGSRANSCPWAFAMASDSAPLPRNSKPPSMKARTFASIVSDSTERVSLSQLPIPVIRGDQIFVKISEDLYQQQLQSFRTNLIGRLLLRKGTTPLKTAELKSSLEALWRPVTPWPLVPLGKGYFDIHFNTEDDKRRIWGGGNCTLPNGIFRLSEWQQDFNPNDIAPPTHAQVWIRIYGLSQDYWHPRHLLEIARGVGTPLQLDKATKERQFGYYARALVDVDLAVDLPSSIMVEREGHSFPIDIVYEKMPDKCNHCGILGHTIDRCRHLKKKNVAMDSQPSLAAGRKVNNRTEYRVIQDPKRNECVDLIVVDKMQPIEEVVHSSSPMELNSPLVQQPDNQLAGLANEIIESAANEIINLVADLVVNEPMEVTKPTIGALISKPTRKALQEEQGKNVIGDDSESDEAITPHSQRFEVNYGDLGTNVGQLVCQHSSPNSSDLQEGAKICDIVNEDGMTLVLSKSQKAKMRKKIRDGNISKEVREPYPTRSRVPTERLDL; encoded by the coding sequence ATGTCAAATCTGTTTGAGGGTTCTAGGGCAAATTCTTGTCCATGGGCTTTTGCCATGGCTTCAGATTCCGCTCCTCTTCCCCGAAATTCGAAGCCACCATCTATGAAGGCCAGGACCTTTGCGTCAATTGTCTCGGATTCTACTGAGCGTGTTAGCTTGAGTCAACTCCCAATTCCTGTCATACGTGGCGACcaaattttcgtcaaaattaGCGAGGATTTGTACCAACAACAATTGCAATCCTTCCGTACCAATTTAATTGGGCGTTTATTGTTGCGCAAGGGCACAACCCCTTTAAAGACTGCAGAGCTCAAATCATCCCTCGAGGCTTTATGGAGGCCAGTCACGCCATGGCCTCTCGTTCCGCTTGGTAAGGGTTATTTTGATATCCATTTCAATACTGAAGATGACAAGAGGAGGATATGGGGAGGTGGGAATTGCACGTTACCGAATGGAATTTTTCGTTTATCGGAATGGCAACAAGATTTTAATCCAAATGATATTGCACCTCCTACACATGCTCAAGTTTGGATTCGAATATATGGGCTTAGCCAGGATTATTGGCATCCACGCCACCTTCTTGAAATTGCGAGGGGAGTGGGTACTCCATTGCAACTTGATAAGGCCACGAAGGAGCGCCAGTTTGGATATTATGCTCGTGCTTTGGTTGATGTGGATCTAGCTGTTGACCTCCCATCCTCCATCATGGTGGAGCGGGAGGGTCATAGTTTTCCCATTGATATAGTTTATGAAAAAATGCCGGACAAATGTAACCATTGTGGAATCTTGGGACATACCATTGATCGTTGCCGTCACCTTAAGAAGAAAAATGTGGCAATGGATTCCCAACCTTCTCTAGCGGCAGGACGAAAGGTAAATAACAGAACAGAGTATCGGGTTATTCAAGACCCAAAAAGAAATGAATGTGTTGATCTAATAGTTGTTGATAAGATGCAACCTATTGAAGAGGTAGTCCATTCATCCTCTCCAATGGAATTGAACTCTCCTCTTGTTCAGCAACCGGACAATCAACTCGCAGGTTTGGCAAATGAAATAATTGAATCAGCGGCCAATGAGATCATCAATTTAGTGGCTGATTTAGTGGTGAATGAGCCAATGGAAGTGACTAAGCCAACTATAGGTGCTTTGATTAGTAAGCCAACTAGGAAAGCATTGCAGGAGGAGCAAGGAAAAAATGTAATTGGGGATGACTCGGAGTCTGACGAGGCTATCACCCCTCATTCTCAACGTTTTGAAGTTAATTATGGCGATTTGGGTACTAATGTTGGTCAGCTTGTGTGCCAGCATTCCTCTCCTAATTCTTCTGATCTTCAAGAAGGTGCTAAAATTTGTGATATTGTTAATGAAGACGGAATGACTTTAGTTCTTTCAAAATCCCAAAAAGCAAAGATGAGGAAAAAGATTAGAGATGGGAATATTTCTAAAGAAGTCAGGGAACCCTATCCAACCCGCTCTAGGGTCCCCACAGAACGACTTGATTTATGA